A window from Opitutia bacterium ISCC 52 encodes these proteins:
- a CDS encoding thymidine kinase encodes MAQVYFYYSAMNAGKSTSLLQSSYNYNERGMDTLLLKSAVDQRAGASTIASRIGLKSECHEFTSETDLWEYVSHIHSQKELACVLVDECQFLTETQVRQLCSVADELGIPVLCYGLRTDFQGRLFEGSRGLLALADRIHELKTICHCGRKATMNLRMGADGKAVKEGAQVEIGGNERYVALCRKHWMEAMQ; translated from the coding sequence ATGGCTCAGGTTTACTTCTATTACTCTGCGATGAATGCGGGGAAGAGCACTTCGCTCCTTCAGTCTAGTTACAACTACAACGAACGGGGCATGGATACGCTTTTGCTAAAATCTGCTGTCGATCAACGAGCGGGAGCCAGCACTATCGCTTCACGTATCGGACTTAAGAGTGAGTGCCATGAGTTTACTTCTGAAACGGATTTATGGGAATATGTATCCCATATTCATAGCCAAAAGGAATTGGCCTGTGTGCTCGTCGATGAGTGTCAATTTTTAACGGAAACTCAAGTGCGACAGCTCTGTTCAGTAGCAGACGAACTAGGCATCCCGGTGCTCTGTTATGGTTTGCGGACTGACTTTCAAGGAAGACTCTTTGAAGGGAGTCGAGGTCTCCTCGCATTGGCTGATCGTATCCATGAATTGAAGACAATCTGTCATTGCGGACGTAAGGCGACTATGAATCTCCGCATGGGAGCAGATGGGAAAGCCGTTAAAGAAGGTGCGCAAGTCGAGATTGGAGGAAACGAACGGTACGTCGCTCTTTGTCGAAAGCATTGGATGGAAGCAATGCAGTGA